Proteins encoded together in one Camelus dromedarius isolate mCamDro1 chromosome 11, mCamDro1.pat, whole genome shotgun sequence window:
- the PHLDA1 gene encoding pleckstrin homology-like domain family A member 1 produces MRRAPAAERLSELGFPPRRGRQEPPFPLGVTRGWGGWPIQKRREGARPVPFSERSQEDGRGPASRSSGTLWRIRTRLSCCRDPEPPPSLCFLRVSLFCALRPGGLGSRWGEDGARLLLLPPARAAGSGEAEPSGGPPYAGRMLESSGCKALKEGVLEKRSDGLLQLWKKKCCILTEEGLLLIPPKQQQQQQQQQQQQQQQQQQPGQGPVEPPQPGGPAVASLEPPVKLKELHFSNMKTVDCVERKGKYMYFTVVMAEGKEIDFRCPQDQGWNAEITLQMVQYKNRQAILAVKSTRQKQQHLVQQQPPQPQLQPQPQTQPQPQPPSQAQPQPQTKPQPQPKPQPQPQPQPQPQPQQLHPYPHPHPHSHPHPHSHPHSHPHPHPHQQPLSQPHGHRLLRSTSNSA; encoded by the coding sequence ATGAGGCGTGCGCCGGCGGCAGAGCGCCTTTCGGAGCTGGGCTTTCCCCCGCGGCGCGGGCGCCAAGAGCCGCCTTTTCCGCTGGGTGTCActcgggggtggggaggatggccCATTCAAAAGCGCCGCGAGGGGGCCCGGCCAGTGCCCTTCAGTGAGCGCTCGCAAGAGGACGGCAGAGGCCCGGCGTCTCGCAGCTCCGGGACCTTGTGGCGCATCAGGACGCGGCTGTCCTGCTGCCGGGACCCCGAGCCGCCGCCGTCGCTCTGCTTCCTGCGCGTTAGCCTCTTCTGCGCGCTCCGGCCGGGCGGCCTCGGGAGCCGCTGGGGCGAGGACGGCgcgcggctgctgctgctgcccccgGCCCGGGCGGCTGGAAGTGGAGAGGCCGAGCCGAGCGGCGGCCCCCCCTATGCCGGGAGGATGTTGGAGAGCAGCGGCTGCAAGGCGCTGAAGGAGGGTGTGTTGGAGAAGCGCAGCGACGGGTTGCTGCAGCTCTGGAAGAAAAAGTGCTGCATCCTCACTGAGGAAGGGCTGCTGCTCATCCCgcccaagcagcagcagcagcagcagcagcagcagcagcagcagcagcagcagcagcagcagcccggGCAGGGTCCGGTCGAGCCTCCCCAGCCTGGAGGCCCCGCTGTGGCCAGCCTCGAGCCGCCGGTCAAGCTCAAGGAACTGCACTTTTCCAACATGAAGACTGTGGACTGCGTGGAACGCAAGGGCAAGTACATGTACTTCACTGTAGTGATGGCCGAGGGCAAGGAGATCGACTTTCGGTGTCCGCAGGACCAGGGCTGGAACGCGGAGATCACGCTGCAGATGGTGCAGTACAAGAACCGGCAGGCCATCCTGGCGGTCAAGTCCACGCggcagaagcagcagcacctGGTGCAGCAGCAGCCCCCGCAGCCGCAACTTCAGCCTCAACCCCAAacccagcctcagcctcagcccccGTCCCAAGCCCAGCCGCAGCCTCAAACCAAGCCGCAGCCCCAACCCaagccccagcctcagcctcagccccagccccagccccagccgcagCAGCTCCACCCGTATCCGCACCCGCATCCTCACTCGCACCCGCACCCGCACTCGCATCCGCACTCACACCCGCACCCGCACCCACACCAACAACCGCTCTCGCAGCCCCACGGCCACCGGCTTCTCCGCAGCACCTCCAACTCTGCCTGA